In one window of Frigoriglobus tundricola DNA:
- a CDS encoding AAA family ATPase has protein sequence MLEQLRNVVVGQGEVIEQVLAAIFTRGHCLLVGVPGLAKTLMVASIAQILSIAFKRVQFTPDLMPSDITGTSVLEETAEGKREFRFVRGPIFANIVLADEINRTPPKTQAALLEAMQERQVTAGQETMKLPEPFFVIATQNPIEQEGTYPLPEAQLDRFMFNIKVDYPTAEDEQLIVSMSTRGEKPELTKVLTGERIVAWQKLVKKVEVPKFVNEFIVKLVRATRPKDPTAPDLIKRLVDWGAGPRAGIFLAQAGQAFAAMDGRPSVAIDDIKKAAIPVLRHRVSANFQAQAEGRTSDDIVVELLKIVSEPEPKKYVEKSRKS, from the coding sequence ATGCTCGAACAGCTCCGCAACGTCGTCGTCGGGCAGGGCGAGGTCATCGAACAGGTGCTGGCCGCGATCTTCACCCGCGGGCACTGCCTGCTGGTCGGCGTGCCGGGCCTGGCGAAGACGCTCATGGTGGCATCCATCGCGCAGATCCTGAGCATCGCGTTCAAGCGCGTGCAGTTCACCCCGGACCTCATGCCGTCGGACATCACCGGCACCTCGGTGCTGGAGGAGACGGCCGAGGGCAAGCGCGAGTTCCGGTTCGTCCGCGGGCCGATCTTCGCGAACATCGTGCTGGCCGACGAGATCAACCGCACCCCGCCCAAGACGCAGGCCGCCCTGCTCGAAGCCATGCAGGAGCGGCAGGTCACCGCCGGGCAGGAGACGATGAAGCTGCCGGAACCGTTCTTCGTCATCGCCACGCAGAACCCGATCGAACAGGAGGGCACGTACCCGCTGCCGGAAGCGCAGCTCGACCGGTTCATGTTCAACATCAAGGTCGATTACCCGACCGCGGAGGACGAGCAACTGATCGTGTCGATGAGCACCCGCGGCGAGAAGCCCGAGCTGACCAAGGTGCTGACCGGCGAGCGGATCGTCGCGTGGCAGAAGCTCGTGAAGAAGGTGGAGGTGCCGAAGTTCGTGAACGAGTTCATCGTGAAACTCGTGCGCGCGACGCGGCCGAAGGACCCGACCGCCCCGGACCTCATCAAGCGGCTCGTGGACTGGGGCGCCGGGCCGCGGGCCGGCATCTTCCTCGCCCAAGCGGGCCAGGCGTTCGCCGCGATGGACGGCCGCCCGAGCGTGGCCATCGACGACATCAAGAAGGCCGCGATCCCGGTCCTCCGCCACCGCGTCAGCGCGAACTTCCAGGCGCAGGCCGAGGGCCGTACGAGCGACGACATCGTGGTGGAGCTGCTAAAGATCGTCAGCGAGCCGGAACCGAAGAAGTACGTCGAGAAGAGTCGAAAGTCGTAA
- a CDS encoding DUF58 domain-containing protein: protein MAAEKYLRPEVIRQVARLDLRAKFIVQGFLTGLHSSPYHGFSVEFSEHRKYTPGDDLKTLDWAVYAKTGKYFVKKYQAETNMTGYLVMDLSKSMDWNGPAEARRAGVKVDWTALGAADETLTKFDYAVCLAAALGYLMIYQQDPVGLVAFDTKLRTVVPPKSKRSQLGTILSVLANLKPTGETNIPESLFQLASMIKGKSLVMLFSDLLPTTDDWKAEADALVRSLYRLRYAGHEVIVFHVLDVLEAKFPLAGLVDFEDVESPEHKEIDAQAIRDDYIAFVEQFRGYIKTECTAANVDYLGMDTSVGFDKALIEYLVQRQRRFG, encoded by the coding sequence ATGGCAGCAGAGAAGTACCTCCGCCCGGAAGTGATCCGCCAGGTCGCGCGGCTCGACCTGCGGGCGAAGTTCATCGTTCAGGGGTTCCTGACCGGGCTGCACTCGAGCCCGTACCACGGGTTCTCCGTCGAGTTCTCCGAGCACCGCAAGTACACCCCCGGCGACGACCTCAAGACCCTCGATTGGGCCGTCTACGCCAAGACCGGCAAGTACTTCGTCAAGAAGTACCAGGCCGAGACCAACATGACGGGCTACCTCGTCATGGACCTGTCGAAGTCGATGGACTGGAACGGCCCCGCGGAGGCGCGGCGGGCCGGCGTGAAGGTCGACTGGACGGCCCTCGGTGCCGCCGACGAGACGCTCACCAAGTTCGACTACGCCGTGTGCCTCGCCGCCGCCCTCGGCTACCTGATGATCTACCAGCAGGACCCGGTGGGGCTGGTCGCGTTCGACACCAAGCTCCGCACGGTGGTGCCGCCCAAGAGCAAGCGGTCGCAACTCGGCACCATTCTCTCGGTACTGGCGAACCTCAAGCCGACCGGCGAAACGAACATCCCGGAGAGCCTGTTCCAGCTCGCGTCAATGATCAAGGGCAAGAGCCTCGTGATGCTCTTCAGCGACCTCCTGCCGACAACGGACGACTGGAAGGCGGAGGCGGACGCGCTCGTCCGCAGCCTGTACCGGTTGCGGTACGCGGGGCACGAGGTCATCGTGTTTCACGTGCTGGACGTGCTGGAGGCGAAGTTCCCGCTCGCGGGGCTGGTGGACTTCGAGGACGTCGAATCGCCGGAACACAAGGAGATCGACGCCCAGGCCATCCGCGACGACTACATCGCGTTCGTGGAGCAGTTCCGCGGCTACATCAAGACCGAATGCACCGCGGCGAACGTAGATTACCTCGGCATGGACACGTCCGTCGGCTTCGACAAGGCGCTGATCGAGTACCTGGTTCAGCGCCAGCGCCGGTTCGGGTAA